aaaaaaatattacatattgGATTACTGTATAATCATaaacaaattttatttgatttattgTCTTTTTATTTGGGCCGCCATTATGGGCCGGATCTAATACGTTGTCCAATAGATTGGTGTGGGCGCTCATTATTCTTCAGCCTTCATCAGTAAAATCCCCGTAATATATGGAGATCGGGAAACATTTGCCCCTCGACTTTATTTAAGAATAAACGATTTATAGTTTATAACGTCGTACATTAACCTTGTCGATAAATCCTTGTTTCTCGTCAAACAGTGGGACGGGCAGTttatagataatattttatctCGTAACAAATTATCGAGTCTCGAGCGATAGAATAATtacattattaattaatttaagatCAACATAAGTCGGCATTAAGCTTGTATCGCTCTTATGCCAGATCATTTTATCTCGGTTTCACTTACAGCTTTCCTCTTCAAGGCATTCGAGCGAGATCGTGCTTTTCGGTCTTCTCCATTTGGATGTTTGAATATTTAGCTAACTTGTTCACATTAGCATTGAATCTTCAACATCGTCAAAAgccttttgaaattattaggCCATATAAGAATGAGGATGGCAGAGTAATTTCTGATTATATTTTGCCTTAATCAGCAAAATTCGACTATATACCTTGTGATCCAGTGACATCAATTAGAATTTGATGAATGTTTATGGTTGGCCAACTCTTGTTACTTGTTACTGGCTCGGGGTCACTCTTCGTATGATGAAATGTACGGAGCATGGATTAGCGTACCATCCCTAAAATATAAATGGACTGCATCAATTTGATGGTCGATATTTGCTCGTATGGAAGGACAGAAAAACCCGATCTTCATACGGCATTTTCCGGCACTACAAAATAGGTCCCGCACACAAATGCTCATCAAAACAGCATTATAACCGGTGATTATTCAAGCTCCTGCCGGGTCATTGGACTAACAAAAAATGCTCAAGAAATCGTCTGATGAAATATCTCTGTGCTTAccgaaaagaaattatatctCAGAGTGAAGTGCAAGCTTCCACTTATTAGAGTATTCGCTTgttttatatgaatttatgctctcaaaattttttttccctcttttccgGTTAGGTACGAGGCCTACGGGTTAAAAAGGGATAAGGGAGCTGGAAACAAAGAGGGACGAGGAGCTATAGGTGAAATCTCGATCTCAAGTAGAAAAGTATATGTCAaaacataattatttattattaataaaaattattgtatAGTACATCcagttgttttattttatagatataaagAATGGATTGACAATCAAAGCTTTCTTATGTCGGGATCCACGCGCGATCTAAGGCAATGTGCGGTACAAGTTACCTTAATATTTCTAGGAACTCCTTGTCGCAGTAGCACTATCTTTCGAGCAGTCATCAATTGATATCGAGTACATAACACTGCTCAATAAGATTCTTTCCAAATCGAGTTTTATGAGATATGACATTTTTCCCCCTTTTACTTCGcaatttttttagttatatgTGTATGTGGAACTTTCTCGAACTACGGTGAAATTAAAAAACGAGAAAAATCATTAAATTCTCAGGGCTAAgcataaaattaattcataataTGCTGAGTATACATGATTCTATAATTGGTAGGTGAATTTCATATCTATATCAAGCCATGTAATAATTCTCGTAATCACGGCCTTATATAAGGATGGCCCTCGATGACCTgaccaattaattaaaaaaagaaaagaaaagaggaggaGCTGACCAGTCCAGTTCTCCAGAAGATGACACCTTCTCTTCATCATTTTCCcaattaatttcctttttttttcttttttttttttggctgaagaAGCCATTTCCgaatcactttttttcatatgaACATTATTTGCCGCTCTAGCGGAGCTTGTGATATATATGAGGAGGATTATAGAATTACTACCAAGCCAACATCGTTGTATATGGTTTCACAAGGAAAAATTTGTGGTATGTAAAGCACATGGTACGGAGTGCAGCAGTGATGGAACACTTGTGTTGGAGTGATCATGACTCTGtccttcctcttctctttctcctccctcctctctctccccggCTGGACGAGCGAGGGAGGGAAGTTAATATGTACTCTTCTTTTTAAGATAAGTGGGATGACTAGCAAGCACCGGTTGGAGAAGCAACCTTTACTTTGCCACAAAGGTTGCTttctttaatttgattttagtTTCTACTGATTTACAAAAATCCAGACAGATTTCAACGTTATTCCATTTTCTGGATGAACTAAAGTCTTGCCTGCTTAAGTTTTCTTATAAAGTAATGTGGCTATGCATTCTAGCCTCCATAGACATTTGTTAAAAAATGGAGCTGGTGACCTTATTCATTTAATGCTGTGATGGTGATGAAGCTAAacgaaggaaaaaaatatatatatatatttgtctgTTCCTCGATCACTACTTTAAATTCTCTGAAGCTTGTTCTTGTTGTTCATCAGGCCACAGCAAGCTTATTCTGTTTTGCGTTATCTTGCTTTACCTCTTGCAGGCACCTTTAAAGCTCGTCTCTGCCATGAAAGGTAGCCGTGAGAAACTAGGGGCAGCTCAGAGAAAGCTGAAGGTAACATGGGCTCCCGATGTTTATGACCCACCTCCGACATCAGTGTCTCATGTCGTGAGAAGGGGCACGAAGCAGCAAAAGCTGTCCAGGAAAGACAAGAGAGGCCACAAGGGAAAGGACTTCTCACGAGGCAGGGGGAGCAAGGACTCTTCGAATGGGGCTGCTGGGAAggataagaagaaaaagaagaagaagcaattTGGCCAAACCCCTTCAAGCTCCAGTACTAGCTATATATTGCTAGATGCTAGTAGTAGTGTATTGGATCCCAAGCCAGATCAGGTGGAGAACTTGGATATGGGCATTCTGGACACCTCCTGTGGGAGCAGCTTCTTGAAAATATCTTTGACTAAGCCAAATTACCCAGTTGCAGAAGCACTGAGACAGCCCTCTCCAACCAGTACCTAGGCCAGCTTCCCAGGTgatgtatataaataatattatcgACGGTTTTCTGTTTCATGACTGATGTTCTGGGAATTATGCAAGTCCGCTTGAGCTTGTTACTGTTTGTGTTGGTGTCTTGACCTTTAATGTTCGGGACAACCTTACAATGCTAAAATGTTTCGGAAAATTATTGTTCTtggatgtatatatataatgctgtCAGACTGTGTTGGGTTCGATCGCTGATGGTCATAGAATCATGCAAATATCCTTGAGCTTGTTACCGGTTGTTTTGGAGTCTTAACCTAAATTATAAGAGCTGTATACATAGGAGATATTGTCTTGGAGCTGGAAGCGTAATGTTTTCTATTGAATATATCCTAGGAGGGCTGACTGAATTTTTATATAGAAAAACATAGCGTGAGCATTGACAATGGCTTTAGAGGTATACAAGCCTTGAGATATATAATCAATAGCATAAATAAAAAGGCTGCAGTGAACAAtctgaaaaggaaaagaacatGATCAAATGTAGCATGAAATTGATCAACTAAAACCCTAAATATCAATAATTCAAGTTAAATTTCTATCCCATTCCCACAATTCCATTAAATCAAACCTACATGACCTAAATATCATAAAGGAATCATACAACTCAAGGAccatcagaaaagaaaaaatgaccTATGAAGTATAGTGGTACTGTGATTTAGTAAAGTTGGGAAGGGTATTAGTTGTTGGCTAATACATTACACCGTTGCTCGACTTTCGGTCTTGGTTCCAGCTGATTGCCTTAAGTATTACCTCCTTCCTCAGGCAGTGTTGACCTTCTCACAACAACTATGGCCATGTAAAGTTCCTCCCCGACTCTGAACGACCAAACCTGGACTACATCGCCTTCTTTCAAATTGTTATCCTCCACAAAATCGGTCCAAACCCCTGTGGTCAGCACGTACATGATAGATAccttcccatttttctttttcatgtgCCATCTCCTGAAGCTCAGTTCGTGCCTATGGCGTGATGGTCCTATAACCTGAACTGGAATACCTCTCTTTTCAATGTCACCTTTCGTGGCCGGCAACTTGactatttccatctcctcttCCCTTAGGAAATTGAGGGATGAGATATTCTTCTCAGATAGCAACAGGCGCTTGTAATATTTTGCCACGTCACTGCTGGTGAGCTCTTTCTGGCAGACGGGGGTAATGTTGGTCCCTCTTTGCTCGCGCTCGATCCAGTCCTTCCATTCTCGAGGCATTTCCACGGGATCAAAGGGTGTAGGCCCTTCTTCCTTTGGTTTTTTTAGTGGCCTTGGCTGCTTGAGCCTCCCCGCCATAGGTCTCTTCTTCCCTCTT
The sequence above is drawn from the Punica granatum isolate Tunisia-2019 chromosome 5, ASM765513v2, whole genome shotgun sequence genome and encodes:
- the LOC116207797 gene encoding B3 domain-containing protein At2g31720-like, which gives rise to MADEMEQDKETKNLVDRCGQMNGESDKAAPCLEDMIGRGHENMTKMETLLHAVEVGSKKLVAEPLGVPWRTVQTPRFDEQREMPFGTCRPVEKPERVRSHKDEESAYQKSQVPKPFVLPHWQGQRPRSLRVEVPFGPHSCHEVGESSTKLEQPLGIQASGKVKKVGESSTRGKKRPMAGRLKQPRPLKKPKEEGPTPFDPVEMPREWKDWIEREQRGTNITPVCQKELTSSDVAKYYKRLLLSEKNISSLNFLREEEMEIVKLPATKGDIEKRGIPVQVIGPSRHRHELSFRRWHMKKKNGKVSIMYVLTTGVWTDFVEDNNLKEGDVVQVWSFRVGEELYMAIVVVRRSTLPEEGGNT
- the LOC116207796 gene encoding uncharacterized protein LOC116207796 — encoded protein: MELAPLKLVSAMKGSREKLGAAQRKLKVTWAPDVYDPPPTSVSHVVRRGTKQQKLSRKDKRGHKGKDFSRGRGSKDSSNGAAGKDKKKKKKKQFGQTPSSSSTSYILLDASSSVLDPKPDQVENLDMGILDTSCGSSFLKISLTKPNYPVAEALRQPSPTST